A single genomic interval of Betaproteobacteria bacterium harbors:
- a CDS encoding ATP-binding cassette domain-containing protein — MTMPDPALLELTELSKEFRQPPDLAARLARLGGHAPKEQVVHAVDHVSLNVARGEVLGLVGESGCGKSTLGRMIAGVLRPSSGRIVYDGIDATDRDSPPAKRIALKIQMIFQDPFASLNPRMRVGEIVAEAALVHGLVQRQAIGPFLDTLLARVGLDPACKSRYPHQFSGGQRQRIGVARALAVNPELLVCDEAVSALDVSIRAQVLNLFIDLRESLGLTYLFISHDLGVIEHMSDRIAIMYLGRIVELAPAEEFFRAPNHPYARALLEEVPRLDARGASYRPIRGEIPSPLAPPSGCHFHPRCPHAMPRCTVETPQLRAVAPGRSSACHLNTA; from the coding sequence ATGACCATGCCCGATCCCGCGCTGCTCGAGCTCACCGAGCTTTCCAAGGAATTCCGCCAGCCGCCCGACCTGGCCGCCCGCCTCGCGCGATTGGGTGGACATGCGCCGAAGGAACAGGTGGTGCACGCGGTCGATCACGTCTCGCTCAATGTGGCGCGCGGCGAAGTGCTCGGCCTGGTAGGCGAGTCGGGCTGCGGCAAATCGACGCTCGGGCGCATGATCGCGGGGGTGCTGCGGCCCAGCTCCGGGCGCATCGTGTACGACGGCATCGATGCGACCGATCGCGACTCGCCGCCAGCGAAGCGGATTGCGCTCAAGATTCAGATGATCTTCCAGGACCCGTTCGCGTCGCTCAATCCGCGCATGCGGGTCGGCGAGATCGTGGCCGAAGCCGCGCTGGTGCACGGGCTCGTGCAGCGGCAAGCGATCGGCCCCTTTCTCGACACACTGCTCGCGCGCGTGGGGCTCGATCCCGCCTGCAAATCGCGTTACCCGCACCAGTTCTCCGGCGGCCAGCGGCAGCGCATCGGGGTGGCGCGAGCGCTGGCCGTGAATCCCGAGCTCCTGGTGTGCGACGAGGCTGTCTCGGCGCTCGATGTTTCGATCCGCGCCCAGGTGCTCAATCTGTTCATCGACCTGCGCGAGAGCCTGGGGCTGACTTATCTTTTCATCAGTCACGATCTGGGCGTGATCGAGCACATGTCGGATCGCATCGCGATCATGTATCTCGGTCGCATCGTCGAGCTCGCGCCCGCCGAGGAATTTTTTCGCGCGCCGAACCATCCGTACGCTCGAGCGCTGCTCGAGGAGGTGCCGCGCCTGGATGCGCGCGGCGCGTCCTACCGGCCCATACGCGGCGAGATCCCGTCGCCGCTCGCGCCGCCCAGCGGCTGCCACTTTCACCCGCGCTGCCCGCATGCGATGCCCCGCTGCACGGTCGAGACGCCGCAGTTGCGCGCGGTTGCGCCGGGACGCTCGTCGGCCTGTCATCTGAACACAGCCTGA
- a CDS encoding ubiquinone/menaquinone biosynthesis methyltransferase, giving the protein MTGCGPTICSAWRRPEQAVKRPSPSLDAEPDPGADNSFKTPDPTTGPRTADFGFQAVPEADKVNRVGAVFSSVAPRYDLMNDLMSGGLHRLWKAFTVELCGLRPGQRVLDVAAGTGDLALKLWPRVMPGGEVVLADINESMLLRGRDRLLDAGMPAGAILCNAEQMSFVSDHFDCITIGFGLRNVTRKEHALREMHRLLRPGGRLIVLEFSRVQRALAPLYDAYSFAVLPLLGRLVARDSASYRYLAESIRVHPDQNQLRDLFVQAGFERVEYFNLAAGVVAVHRGFKLC; this is encoded by the coding sequence ATGACCGGATGTGGGCCGACTATCTGCAGCGCTTGGCGCAGGCCGGAGCAAGCCGTGAAGCGCCCGTCGCCAAGCCTTGACGCCGAGCCGGACCCCGGCGCGGACAATTCCTTCAAGACACCGGATCCGACCACAGGGCCCAGGACTGCCGATTTCGGCTTCCAGGCCGTGCCCGAGGCGGACAAGGTGAATCGGGTTGGCGCCGTCTTCAGCTCCGTTGCCCCGCGCTACGACCTGATGAACGACCTCATGTCGGGCGGGCTGCACCGGCTGTGGAAAGCCTTCACCGTGGAGTTGTGCGGATTGCGACCGGGCCAGCGTGTCCTGGATGTCGCCGCCGGAACCGGCGACCTGGCGCTGAAGCTATGGCCGCGGGTGATGCCGGGCGGGGAGGTCGTGCTCGCCGACATCAACGAGTCGATGCTGCTGCGCGGGCGTGACCGTCTGCTCGACGCCGGCATGCCTGCCGGCGCCATTCTCTGCAACGCCGAACAGATGTCTTTTGTGAGCGATCACTTCGACTGCATCACAATAGGCTTCGGCCTGCGCAACGTCACCCGGAAGGAGCATGCGCTGCGCGAGATGCACCGCCTGCTGCGCCCCGGTGGGCGTCTGATCGTGCTCGAATTCTCGCGCGTGCAGCGGGCGCTCGCGCCGCTCTACGACGCGTATTCCTTCGCCGTCCTGCCCTTGCTCGGGCGCCTGGTCGCGCGCGATTCCGCCAGCTATCGCTACCTGGCGGAATCGATCCGGGTTCATCCCGACCAGAATCAGTTGCGGGATCTGTTCGTTCAGGCCGGCTTCGAGCGCGTCGAATACTTCAACCTCGCCGCCGGGGTGGTGGCGGTGCATCGCGGGTTCAAGCTGTGCTGA
- a CDS encoding ATP-binding cassette domain-containing protein, which produces MSSTPLIEVDDLRTWFHTRQGIAKAVDGVSFALAAGEILGIAGESGSGKSVTGLSILGLVDPPGRIVSGRIAYRGRDLIGLEPEALRRLRGDRIAMVFQDPMMTLNPVLRVDTQMIEALQAHAAIGRAQARERACEALHKVGIPAPAERLRSYPHQLSGGMRQRVAIAIAMLNRPDLIVADEPTTALDVTIQAQILHEVRALCRDSGAALLWITHDLAVLAGLADRIAVMYAGRIVEAGPVDAVLTHPLHPYTRGLIASVPSRNRRGTRLAQIAGMAPRLTELPRGCAFRPRCERASEACGAEIPRSTPAPGRELRCIHPLE; this is translated from the coding sequence ATGAGCAGCACGCCGCTCATCGAAGTGGACGACCTGCGCACGTGGTTTCATACCCGGCAGGGCATCGCCAAGGCGGTGGACGGCGTGTCGTTCGCGCTGGCCGCAGGCGAGATCCTGGGGATCGCCGGTGAATCGGGCTCGGGCAAGTCGGTCACCGGGCTTTCCATCCTGGGGCTGGTCGATCCGCCGGGAAGGATCGTCTCCGGCCGCATCGCCTACCGTGGGCGTGATCTCATCGGGCTCGAACCCGAGGCGCTGCGGCGGCTGCGCGGCGACCGGATCGCGATGGTATTCCAGGACCCGATGATGACCCTGAATCCGGTGCTGCGGGTCGACACGCAGATGATCGAGGCGTTGCAGGCCCATGCCGCGATCGGTCGGGCGCAAGCGCGGGAGCGCGCCTGCGAAGCCTTGCACAAGGTCGGCATTCCGGCGCCCGCAGAGCGTTTGCGCAGCTACCCGCATCAGCTTTCCGGCGGCATGCGCCAGCGCGTCGCCATCGCCATCGCGATGCTGAACCGGCCCGATCTCATCGTCGCCGACGAGCCCACGACCGCGCTCGATGTCACCATCCAGGCGCAGATCCTGCACGAAGTGCGCGCACTGTGCCGCGACAGCGGCGCCGCGCTCCTGTGGATCACGCACGATCTCGCGGTGCTCGCGGGGCTCGCCGATCGCATCGCCGTGATGTATGCCGGCCGCATCGTCGAGGCCGGTCCGGTGGACGCCGTGCTGACGCATCCATTGCACCCGTACACGCGCGGCCTGATCGCATCGGTACCGAGCCGCAATCGGCGCGGCACGCGGCTCGCCCAGATCGCCGGGATGGCGCCGCGCCTCACCGAGCTGCCGCGAGGCTGTGCCTTCCGCCCGCGCTGCGAACGGGCAAGCGAGGCTTGCGGGGCCGAGATACCCCGTTCGACTCCGGCACCGGGACGCGAGCTGCGCTGCATCCATCCGCTGGAATGA
- a CDS encoding acetyltransferase: MAFYDIFNGDADGICALHQLRLETPCAAQLVTGAKREIRLVDRVEAAAGDELTVLDVSFDSNRQGVLRALEAGARVRYFDHHFAGDVPRHEALQANIDTAPDVCTSLIVDRALHGKHRVWAVVAAFGDNLGASAQRAAEVLGLAPHALEQLRELGECINYNAYGESVGDLHYHPRDLYRTLACFADPFQFISDEPVFDVLKQGMADDLYRASEATTFGESAGHALIVLPAEAWSRRVSGILGNRLAQQHRERAHAVLTARPDGGFVVSVRAPVAKPGGADALCRQFESGGGRAGAGGIDHLPASELDRFARAFAAAYPGCAQ; encoded by the coding sequence ATGGCATTCTATGACATCTTCAACGGCGACGCGGACGGCATCTGCGCATTGCACCAGTTGCGACTGGAAACCCCGTGCGCGGCCCAACTCGTCACCGGCGCGAAGCGCGAGATCCGGCTGGTGGATCGCGTTGAAGCCGCCGCCGGCGACGAGCTGACCGTTCTCGACGTCTCGTTCGATTCCAACCGTCAGGGCGTACTGCGTGCGCTCGAGGCGGGCGCGCGGGTGCGTTATTTCGATCATCATTTCGCCGGCGATGTGCCGCGTCATGAGGCGCTTCAGGCGAACATCGATACGGCGCCCGACGTATGCACCAGCCTCATCGTCGACCGCGCGCTGCATGGGAAGCACCGCGTCTGGGCGGTCGTAGCCGCGTTCGGAGACAACCTCGGTGCAAGCGCGCAGCGCGCTGCCGAGGTGCTCGGCCTGGCGCCGCATGCGCTGGAGCAATTGCGCGAGCTGGGCGAATGCATCAACTACAACGCCTACGGCGAATCGGTCGGCGATCTGCACTATCATCCGCGCGATCTGTACCGAACGCTCGCGTGCTTTGCCGATCCGTTCCAGTTCATATCCGACGAACCCGTGTTCGACGTGCTGAAGCAGGGCATGGCGGACGACCTGTACCGCGCCTCCGAAGCCACGACGTTCGGCGAGAGCGCGGGGCACGCGCTGATCGTATTGCCCGCCGAGGCCTGGAGCCGGCGGGTATCCGGCATTCTGGGCAACCGGCTGGCGCAGCAGCATCGTGAGCGTGCACATGCCGTGTTGACAGCGCGACCCGACGGCGGGTTCGTCGTCAGCGTGCGGGCACCGGTTGCCAAGCCCGGCGGAGCGGATGCGTTGTGCCGGCAATTCGAGTCGGGCGGCGGCCGCGCCGGCGCGGGCGGCATCGATCACCTGCCCGCATCCGAGCTCGATCGGTTCGCGCGCGCGTTCGCCGCTGCCTACCCTGGCTGCGCGCAATAG
- a CDS encoding ubiquinone biosynthesis protein, with translation MLTQLAVAPINHVLRGESWALRRLAPFAGCTARFDVLPFSALVTVRDSGEIAAAASGAAADVHIRLTPAAAARILAGDQAAYDEVAVDGDGEFAQALQFVVRNARWDVEEDLSRVVGDTLAHRAVGAGRAVLQLQARAAASFARNLSDYWLEERPLIARRADVANWVHEVDLLRDDVERLAQRIARL, from the coding sequence GTGCTCACGCAGCTCGCCGTAGCGCCCATCAACCACGTCCTGCGCGGCGAGAGCTGGGCGCTGCGGCGCCTGGCTCCGTTTGCGGGCTGCACCGCACGCTTCGATGTGCTGCCGTTTTCGGCGCTCGTCACCGTGCGCGACAGCGGTGAGATCGCCGCAGCCGCGTCCGGTGCCGCCGCCGACGTCCATATCCGTCTCACGCCAGCTGCGGCCGCCCGCATCCTCGCAGGCGACCAGGCGGCGTACGACGAGGTCGCCGTGGATGGTGACGGCGAATTTGCGCAGGCACTGCAGTTCGTGGTTCGCAACGCGCGCTGGGACGTGGAAGAGGATCTGTCGCGCGTCGTCGGCGATACGTTGGCGCACCGCGCAGTGGGCGCGGGGCGCGCGGTCCTGCAATTGCAGGCGCGCGCGGCCGCGAGCTTCGCCCGCAATCTGAGCGATTACTGGCTGGAAGAGCGTCCCTTGATCGCGCGGCGCGCGGATGTCGCGAATTGGGTGCACGAGGTCGACCTCCTGCGCGACGACGTCGAGCGGCTCGCTCAGCGTATCGCCCGCTTGTAG
- a CDS encoding DedA family protein, whose product MTEDTSLWALFAASFLAATLLPGGSEAALFGVLKLHAGLYWPAIAAATLGNTLGGMSSYLIGRLLPAADTHAAGKRTRARAVDYARRLGSPALLAAWVPILGDPLCVAAGWLRLPWPAVMMFMALGKLGRYLFVAAMAT is encoded by the coding sequence ATGACGGAGGATACGAGTCTGTGGGCGCTGTTCGCTGCGAGCTTCCTGGCCGCCACGTTGTTGCCCGGCGGATCGGAGGCGGCGCTGTTCGGCGTGCTGAAGCTGCACGCGGGGCTGTATTGGCCGGCGATCGCTGCGGCCACGCTAGGCAATACCCTGGGCGGCATGAGCTCGTATCTGATCGGTCGCTTGCTCCCCGCCGCCGACACGCATGCGGCCGGCAAACGCACGCGCGCACGCGCTGTCGATTACGCGCGTCGCTTAGGCAGCCCCGCGCTGCTCGCCGCGTGGGTGCCGATCCTGGGCGATCCTCTGTGCGTGGCCGCGGGGTGGTTGCGATTGCCGTGGCCGGCGGTGATGATGTTCATGGCGCTCGGGAAGCTCGGCCGCTATCTGTTCGTCGCCGCAATGGCGACATGA
- a CDS encoding sodium:solute symporter translates to MLVWFVVTYLVVSVGIGLYAATRVHTTKDFVLAGRHLPLPVVTATVFATWFGAETVLGISATFVKEGLGGVVADPFGSSLCLILAGLFFARKLYRLNLLTIGDYYRIRYNRPIEIMCTLAIVGSYLGWVSAQIKALGLVFNVVTAGAVSQPEGMIIGAVIVLTYTTFGGMLSVAVLDFVQMIVIMVGMLFIGWVVSGMTGGVGAVVEHAAQAGKLDFFPEAAAAAWIPFVGAWVTMMLGSIPQQDVFQRITSAKDEKTAARGSVLGGSIYFFFAFVPMFLAYAATLVDPRMFGSLLERDSQLVLPTLILQHTPMFAQVVFFGALLSAIMSCSAATLLAPSVTFSENIVRNALPRMNDRQFLWTMRTTLVCFAAIVLVNALVSNESIFKMVENAYKVTLVTAFVPLAFGLYWRRANIQGALFAVFGGFGTWLLLEVLRPETVWPPQLVGLFAAIAGMIIGSLLPHFVGRPTPVADPHA, encoded by the coding sequence ATGCTCGTGTGGTTCGTCGTCACCTATCTGGTCGTGTCCGTGGGCATCGGCCTCTATGCCGCCACTCGCGTCCACACCACCAAGGACTTCGTGCTCGCGGGCCGCCATCTGCCGCTGCCCGTGGTCACCGCGACCGTGTTCGCGACCTGGTTCGGCGCCGAGACCGTGCTCGGTATATCGGCCACGTTCGTGAAGGAGGGCCTCGGCGGCGTCGTCGCCGATCCGTTCGGCTCGAGCCTGTGCCTCATCCTCGCCGGGCTTTTCTTCGCCCGCAAGCTCTACCGGCTCAACCTGCTCACCATCGGCGACTACTATCGGATCCGCTACAACCGGCCGATCGAGATCATGTGCACGCTCGCGATCGTCGGCTCCTATCTGGGCTGGGTGTCGGCGCAGATCAAGGCGCTGGGGCTGGTGTTCAACGTCGTGACGGCCGGCGCGGTGAGCCAGCCGGAAGGCATGATCATCGGCGCCGTGATCGTGCTCACCTACACGACCTTCGGCGGCATGCTCTCGGTCGCGGTGCTCGACTTCGTGCAGATGATCGTCATCATGGTGGGGATGCTGTTCATCGGCTGGGTGGTTTCCGGCATGACGGGCGGAGTCGGCGCGGTTGTCGAGCACGCGGCGCAGGCGGGCAAGCTCGATTTCTTCCCCGAAGCAGCCGCAGCCGCCTGGATCCCGTTCGTCGGCGCGTGGGTGACCATGATGCTGGGCTCGATCCCGCAGCAGGACGTCTTCCAGCGCATCACATCGGCCAAGGACGAGAAGACCGCTGCGCGCGGCTCGGTGCTGGGCGGATCGATCTATTTCTTCTTCGCGTTCGTGCCGATGTTCCTCGCCTACGCGGCCACCCTGGTCGATCCGCGCATGTTCGGCAGTCTGCTGGAGCGGGATTCGCAGCTCGTGCTGCCGACACTCATCCTGCAGCATACGCCGATGTTCGCGCAGGTCGTTTTCTTCGGCGCGCTGCTCTCGGCGATCATGAGCTGCTCGGCGGCCACGCTGCTCGCGCCTTCGGTCACCTTCAGCGAGAACATCGTCCGCAATGCCTTGCCACGCATGAACGACCGCCAGTTCCTGTGGACGATGCGCACCACGCTGGTGTGCTTCGCCGCGATCGTGCTGGTGAACGCGCTCGTCTCGAACGAGAGCATCTTCAAGATGGTCGAGAACGCCTACAAGGTGACGCTCGTGACCGCGTTCGTGCCGCTTGCGTTCGGGCTGTACTGGAGGCGCGCCAACATCCAGGGCGCCCTGTTCGCGGTCTTCGGCGGCTTCGGCACCTGGCTCCTGCTCGAAGTGCTGCGGCCGGAAACGGTCTGGCCGCCGCAGCTGGTCGGATTGTTCGCGGCGATCGCCGGCATGATCATCGGTTCGCTTTTGCCGCACTTCGTCGGCCGGCCGACGCCGGTGGCCGACCCGCACGCGTAA
- the ubiB gene encoding ubiquinone biosynthesis regulatory protein kinase UbiB, which yields MRLLRLIRILWIALRFGLDEFVLGHERFRAIRPLVGALMSWRRLEGSRSVRLRLALEELGPIFVKFGQMLSTRRDLLPPDLADELAKLQDQVPPFASAKVRETLERTYQRRVESVFEAFDFTPVASASVAQVHLALLPDGREVAIKILRPGIRAIIAHDIALLDAGAALMRLLWREGRRLKPHEVVAEFAKHLEDELDLMREASNASQLRRNFEDSPLLLVPEIHWDYCSEEVMVMERMHGTPVSHVAALRAQGIDIPRLARAGVEIFFTQVFRDGFFHADMHPGNIMVDRDGRYIALDFGIMGTLSDTDKHYLAQNFLAFFHRDYKRVAESHIESGWAPKQTRVDEFESAIRAVCEPVFDRPLKEISLGKLLMRLFQTSRRFNIEVQPQLVLLQKTLLNIEGLGRDLDPELDLWVSAKPYLERWMSEQIGWRGLVRRLKQEAPNFGVWLPQIPRLIHRALAASGQETIAESLARLAREQRRHTWLLVLLVLLMAASFALLLQLRG from the coding sequence ATGCGCCTGTTGCGGCTGATCAGGATCCTGTGGATTGCCCTACGCTTCGGGCTCGACGAGTTCGTGCTGGGGCACGAGCGATTCCGGGCGATCCGGCCGCTGGTGGGCGCGCTCATGTCCTGGCGCAGGCTCGAGGGATCGCGCTCGGTGCGCCTGCGCCTGGCGCTGGAAGAGCTGGGACCGATCTTCGTCAAGTTCGGCCAGATGCTCTCCACCCGGCGCGATCTGCTCCCGCCCGATCTGGCCGACGAGCTGGCCAAGCTGCAGGACCAGGTGCCGCCGTTCGCTTCGGCCAAGGTGCGCGAGACGCTGGAGCGCACTTACCAGCGACGAGTCGAGAGCGTTTTCGAGGCATTCGATTTCACTCCGGTCGCGAGCGCTTCGGTCGCGCAAGTGCACCTGGCGCTTCTGCCCGACGGGCGCGAGGTGGCCATCAAGATCCTGCGCCCCGGGATTCGCGCGATCATCGCCCACGACATCGCGCTGCTCGATGCGGGTGCGGCCTTGATGCGGCTGCTGTGGCGCGAGGGCCGGCGGCTGAAGCCGCACGAAGTCGTGGCCGAGTTCGCCAAGCATCTCGAAGACGAGCTCGATCTCATGCGCGAAGCCTCGAACGCGAGCCAGCTGCGCCGTAATTTCGAGGATTCGCCGCTGCTGCTGGTGCCCGAGATCCACTGGGACTACTGCAGCGAGGAAGTCATGGTGATGGAGCGCATGCACGGTACGCCGGTCAGTCACGTGGCCGCGCTTCGCGCCCAGGGTATCGACATACCGCGGCTTGCCCGCGCCGGCGTGGAGATCTTCTTCACCCAGGTGTTTCGCGACGGCTTCTTCCACGCCGACATGCACCCGGGCAACATCATGGTGGACCGCGACGGACGCTATATCGCGCTCGACTTCGGCATCATGGGCACGTTGAGCGATACCGACAAGCACTACCTCGCGCAGAACTTCCTCGCCTTCTTCCACCGCGACTACAAGCGGGTCGCCGAATCGCACATCGAATCGGGCTGGGCGCCGAAGCAGACGCGTGTCGACGAGTTCGAATCCGCCATCCGGGCGGTGTGCGAGCCGGTGTTCGACCGGCCGCTGAAGGAAATCTCGCTCGGAAAACTGCTGATGCGGCTGTTCCAGACCTCGCGCCGCTTCAACATCGAAGTGCAGCCGCAACTGGTCCTGTTGCAGAAGACGCTGCTCAACATCGAGGGCTTGGGACGTGATCTCGATCCCGAGCTCGACTTGTGGGTGAGCGCCAAGCCGTACCTGGAGCGCTGGATGTCGGAACAGATCGGCTGGCGGGGCCTGGTGCGGCGGCTGAAGCAGGAGGCGCCGAACTTCGGCGTGTGGCTGCCGCAGATTCCGCGCCTCATCCATCGCGCCCTGGCCGCAAGCGGCCAGGAGACCATTGCGGAGAGTCTCGCGCGCCTCGCCCGCGAGCAGCGCCGGCACACCTGGCTGCTGGTGCTGCTGGTGCTCCTGATGGCGGCAAGCTTCGCGCTGCTGCTGCAACTCAGGGGCTGA
- a CDS encoding (2Fe-2S) ferredoxin domain-containing protein: MSHFRYHVFFCCNQRQNAERCCNDHGAAEVRDYAKSRIKALKLNGPGKVRVNQAGCLDRCDEGPVMVVYPEGVWYTYVDKEDVDEIIRSHIQGGCPVERLRI, encoded by the coding sequence ATGAGCCACTTCCGCTATCACGTGTTCTTCTGTTGCAACCAGCGTCAGAACGCAGAGCGCTGCTGCAACGATCATGGCGCGGCCGAAGTCCGCGACTACGCCAAAAGCCGCATCAAAGCGCTGAAGCTCAACGGCCCCGGCAAAGTGCGTGTGAACCAGGCCGGATGTCTCGACCGCTGCGACGAAGGCCCGGTCATGGTGGTCTATCCCGAAGGCGTCTGGTACACCTACGTCGACAAGGAAGATGTCGACGAAATCATCCGCAGCCATATTCAGGGCGGATGCCCGGTCGAACGGCTGCGCATCTAG
- a CDS encoding Tim44 domain-containing protein has translation MSIPDSEAARRLGGGKSFGAQRQATPQQPRPEKAPQAAPQQQPGAAGAAGGSRWFGPVAGLLAGGLLGAMIFGGAFEGIKLMDVLLIALLAFGLFYLFKMMRKPQHPDRRREPLQYAGVGAEPRIDPAPRDEPVSAGAAAAPAARYFPAGFDAEGFAQQAKRNFIRLQEANDRADLAALRDMMTPHLYPEIEAQIRERGGEAQKTDVVTLDAKVIEVVTEGDHFIASVRFTGLMKDEPGAQPESFSEVWHLQKPLSGSSGWLMAGIQQD, from the coding sequence ATGTCGATTCCCGATTCGGAGGCGGCGCGACGCCTCGGAGGCGGCAAGTCCTTCGGCGCACAGCGCCAGGCCACGCCGCAGCAGCCGCGTCCCGAGAAAGCGCCGCAGGCGGCGCCCCAGCAACAACCCGGTGCGGCCGGGGCGGCAGGCGGCAGCCGTTGGTTCGGGCCCGTGGCCGGCCTGCTGGCCGGTGGCCTGCTGGGCGCGATGATCTTCGGCGGCGCGTTCGAGGGCATCAAGCTCATGGACGTGCTGCTGATCGCGCTGCTTGCGTTCGGCCTGTTCTATCTCTTCAAGATGATGCGCAAACCGCAACACCCCGACCGGCGGCGCGAGCCGCTGCAGTACGCGGGTGTCGGAGCCGAGCCGCGCATCGACCCGGCGCCACGTGACGAGCCCGTCAGCGCCGGCGCGGCAGCCGCGCCGGCCGCGCGCTATTTCCCGGCGGGTTTCGATGCCGAAGGCTTCGCCCAACAGGCCAAGCGTAATTTCATCCGCTTGCAGGAGGCGAACGACCGCGCCGATCTTGCCGCCTTGCGCGACATGATGACGCCGCACTTGTACCCGGAGATCGAGGCGCAGATTCGCGAACGCGGCGGCGAGGCACAGAAGACCGACGTCGTCACGCTCGATGCCAAGGTGATCGAGGTCGTAACCGAGGGCGATCACTTTATCGCCAGCGTGCGCTTCACCGGCCTCATGAAGGATGAGCCGGGTGCGCAACCCGAGTCCTTCAGCGAAGTGTGGCACCTGCAGAAGCCGCTGAGCGGTTCGAGCGGCTGGCTGATGGCCGGCATCCAGCAGGACTGA
- a CDS encoding DUF971 domain-containing protein, with product MANARGAAPAPVAITLHQKSRVLEIEYAGGKRFRLPCEFLRVFSPSAEVRGHGPGQEVLQTGKQDVDIVRVEPVGNYAVQLVFSDHHDTGIYSFDLLYEYGLKHDRMWADYLQRLAQAGASREAPVAKP from the coding sequence ATGGCGAATGCCCGCGGCGCGGCGCCCGCGCCGGTCGCAATCACCCTGCATCAGAAATCCCGCGTGCTGGAGATCGAATACGCCGGCGGGAAACGGTTTCGCCTGCCGTGCGAATTCCTGCGCGTGTTTTCGCCCTCGGCCGAAGTGCGCGGCCACGGACCCGGGCAGGAAGTGCTGCAGACCGGGAAGCAAGACGTCGACATCGTGCGCGTCGAGCCGGTCGGAAATTACGCCGTCCAACTGGTATTTTCCGACCACCACGACACCGGGATCTACTCCTTCGACCTGCTGTACGAGTACGGTTTGAAGCATGACCGGATGTGGGCCGACTATCTGCAGCGCTTGGCGCAGGCCGGAGCAAGCCGTGAAGCGCCCGTCGCCAAGCCTTGA
- a CDS encoding alpha/beta hydrolase, whose translation MTELSLAGPAGAIDVAINDPGNDRRGLVLIAHPHPLQGGTRDNKVVTTLARAFFSLGYCAARPNFRGVGGSEGAHDQGIGETDDLVAVAAELRSRYGDLPLVLAGFSFGAFVQTRVARRVAARRLALIAPAVNRIDATAPVAQDTLIVHGDKDDVVALSLVLEWARPHGVSVTVVPGGEHFFHGRLGQLQRIVVHWWRGHEAGES comes from the coding sequence TTGACCGAGCTTTCCCTCGCTGGGCCGGCCGGCGCCATCGACGTGGCGATCAACGACCCGGGAAACGATCGGCGCGGGCTTGTACTGATCGCCCATCCGCATCCGCTGCAGGGCGGAACGCGGGACAACAAGGTAGTGACGACGCTCGCGCGCGCGTTCTTCTCGCTCGGCTATTGCGCGGCTCGTCCGAACTTTCGCGGCGTCGGAGGCTCCGAAGGAGCTCACGATCAGGGCATCGGCGAAACCGACGATCTGGTCGCCGTTGCGGCCGAACTGCGGAGCCGCTACGGCGATCTGCCGCTCGTGTTGGCGGGCTTCTCCTTCGGCGCATTCGTGCAGACCCGGGTCGCGCGCCGGGTGGCGGCGCGGCGCCTCGCGCTGATTGCCCCGGCCGTCAATCGCATCGATGCTACCGCGCCGGTCGCGCAGGACACGTTGATCGTGCACGGAGACAAGGACGACGTAGTGGCGCTTTCGCTGGTACTCGAATGGGCACGGCCGCACGGCGTGAGTGTCACCGTCGTTCCCGGCGGCGAGCACTTCTTCCACGGGCGGCTCGGCCAATTGCAGCGCATCGTGGTGCATTGGTGGCGCGGCCACGAAGCCGGAGAAAGCTAG